A segment of the Carassius carassius chromosome 21, fCarCar2.1, whole genome shotgun sequence genome:
agctcgagtatgctgtgcttgtgacactgtggtgacagcgcttatttgtagggttgcgcactgagaagtgggcacgcgcgctacatttagagcacctccggcgcgagcgggaaggtgggcatgaaaggagacccgagtgagtctttgtgacacttgggggagtgtgtatacatgtaggggtgcgtactgtgttgtgggcacactgcctacatagaaaaagctctttttgtgctttattgaggtcgccgtgaaaacggcgtttgtgtgcaggcgtgcgtgcattgtaacaggctcgtttactgcagtatagacatctccaactgcctttagtgaggggattggaggaagcatgtgaggtttcttgtgtggtggtccggccgcagcgggacttaaccacggtcttttcagcccgaaggtcaggagggcttcggaggctcggggttcagcacaatcctgggccgaggtccctgtctctctggcggtttgcggctcgtagagcgagagcggtgctgggttttggtcgctgggcgagactgtaagtctggctgcgatggcttcgaggtctgagggggcggcgcgtttctacggcgtcccgcagcagagctagagcgtttcggcaggaagtgtctcattgcctgcgacgttttctgagcctcagtgaagcgttcagcgaaacccttaaccgactggccaaagaggccggaaggcgagataggagagtcgagaaaggcggatttgtcggcgtctttcatctccgtgagcgtgagccagaggtgtcgctctaaaacagcgaggcttgccatgcttcggccgatcgcttgtgctgtggtctttgtcgcacgcagggctagatcagtagcgctgcggagatctttaaagtcataggtatctggggcagactcgtccaggttacggagaagtctggcctgaaaaacctgcagcacagccatggtgtgtagagccgaagcggcttgaccagcggaggtgtaagctcggccagcgagagctgaggtggtgcggcacggcttggatggatgcacaggcttcgaccgccatccagcggctgagggcgggcagaggtgtgcagcaatagcctcctcgagaggggggaggctctcgtaaccgtggtctcgggcgccgtcgacagaggagagcgctgacgagacagaagtcttcaagcgtgcggagaatggggctttccacgacttcgtgagttcattgtgaacttccgggaagaagggggcgtttctttgcggaggggccgaagggcgcccctgcaggaaccattcatccagcctgcttttagcgggctcgtctggaggagaccagtcgagctgaaggtcgctgacagcccttgtaagcacgcgagtaagctccgcgtcgatatcggcgcgttgtccggtgcagctgggtgctgtagagggggggggggtccgcaatggagcccgaccattcctcactactggacgcggcgagagaaaggctgtcgtgtctgtcctcttccgcctcaggcgctccgaaggagaagggggcgctggtgagcagggactggcgctgctcgtccacgaagaggacaggcgaaggagcgagagtgggcgaggcacgcggggagtgttccggcgtgagctcgcgtgtaacagtatgctcaggcattctctgatcgcggcgtttcttacgcggcacttgagagagaagaggcggagcgggtggagcatcgtggctggtttgagctaatcgagcccgcagggtcgatatagccatgtcgtcgcactcagggcagccgcccttgaagagtgcgctctcagcatgctcgcggcccaggcaggagacacagatgatgtggcggtcctcgctgggcagagggcctcggcaggaagcgcaggcccgaggcatttgaaacaacgcctcgaattctggaggaaaaaagtgtgatgcagcggcaaacacactagctttgaaaaggatatagtcacgccggatggcgcagcaggaagcgagtgctgaaggcggcgtcgagatgaagcacgagccggcgtcctcagatctgcgttgcagtgctatcccgctgagaggcttttcgacggcgtgtagaggcttctccggagaagacagcgaagtgcaggtgagatcgctgaaggagatgaaatctaatccctatggtgaagcggtggcttatatagttccagccacgcctattttggcgcgctctgacgtccaatgggcgcgaagcgcccccattggttcgttactctccgccgcctcaccataggttgctgcagttgccgcagcacagccaataagcgcgagagccgcttcgcttgggtctgctgtgctgcagcactgcgttttacattatttaaaaattaaggataatttttggcttcatattctcgagaaaaggggaccttttcccatagcgtaagctagcttacgcagtacgagagtactctcgaaagggaaccgccttttcccagagaacgcgtcatatgacgtaacgacaggcaaacataggcgctgcagccctggttctcagtgtgggtttacgtagtctgagaggtggaaacagaaaatagagattgtcgttatcgttattatagttatagtaggtttgagttgtcacaatggtgaattcttgtgtttgttttggatgcaacaactccaacttgtctggccatcgggtccaccgatttccaaacaagaaacacaaagattTCCGTGCTTGGATACGTTTCGTCCAGGCAAAGAGAAGCAATTTCGCTGCCTCCTCGTTGACTAGACACACGGTGGTATGTGAAAAACACTTCACACCGGACAGCTACAACCAAGGAGATCTTATGGAATTTCGCATGGGATTTCGACGAAAAGAGTGGGTTAGGCTGGCAAATGGAGCTGTGCCATCGGTGCATGCAAGTCCACCTGCAAAATCTGGCGGGAGTGAAGAGTCTAACGTTAATGTTAGCACTAGCAGAGAATCTGCGCGTCGAAAACGGGAGCTTTGCACAGTAAGTCTTATAATACCATATACAAATTGTTGCATCGAAATGTAGCTCTGCATGTAATctctgcaaatgtatttttcttgacgTTATAATGGATTAGTCTTGGCATGGCACGAAAGCCCGCCTAGCTGCCGTCAGCTTACTCTTGTTACACCCCGTGAGGCTGCACATGAGCCTCCTGCcacttattttattgagctattaaGACAGGGttccaaaaaatttattttttttttaattacaattttatgtggTCGCATTCGCATATTACTACTCGGTTAAATTCACGCATGAATTTTcctgcatttaacttgttttagcgcccgccaaattgatttttttgtcccgccaaagtcttatttgatcggtgagtaatGTAGATGAAACGCTGCCCTTGTGACAGGGCGCATGTTTGACTGAAAGAAAGAGCGCGCACTTTTCACCGTCTCCAAAACGCATCCAAGTAATTCTTTACAATATTAGTTTTCTTAGTTAAATCGGATTTGCCTTGGTTTTCTTTGACTAATCGAAGCTGGTATCAACAAGGCACATGCAAGGGAATGCAGCTCGGGACTAACGtactttaaaaagattttgaaaagattaacagtcttttaaataatgcatgaatggGGGAATTTCATGAAaggactacattttttagagttcaAAGTTGTGATCTCGGTCTGTTTTCAGATTATGGGAGAGAGTGCTGCCAGCAAAGACGGGGCGGGTGCAACTGCCACTTCAGATCCTGATGGAGATGGAGACATCTCTACAATGGACCCTGAGCCAGAACTGGTCCATCGTGGATCACAGTGCAACATAAGATGTTTACATCGTTCATTAGGTAGTTAGCTTATATATCTAGCATTCAACATACATGCCATAAACAATCACAAATAAGGATTACGTCAAAAAATTTCATGATCTCCATGGTTACTATTTTGTCATTTTCACTTTTCAgacagtaaacattaaaaattaagaacttcataatgttagaaaaatacatttttactgggtTGCATTAGATAGTGCATGTGTTGTTACCAATGAATGTACAATTGGTGAACAATTATTAAGATGAATCTCTTTCATCTAAGGTGTTCAGGTAAAGCCTCAGATGGTGGATGTGGGGACTCAAACCGAAAGGTTTGAGCATCGCAGATCAACTCCACTGGCCAGTCCTGAACAAAGTGATGATGAATGGTCATTTTCTGATATTGTCAACCATTCTGGTGATATGTCATGGAGTCCAGGGGAGGAGATGTTGAGAGAGTCCTCTGAGGAGGAACCAGAAGAGCTGGAATCTCTCAGTGACCCAaagtaaaaacctttttattaatgGAAACTGTTTCTGATGTCATAGTCAGAATTAATGagtgttttccttttcttgttttcagtgcTGTTGACAAGTTCATTGTTTGCCAGAGGCAGTTGCTGTCCTTGTTCACAGTTTGCCCTGCATGCTGTGGGGAAACCCAGGGACGCATAATGCACCCGGAAGGAACTTTCATAAAAGTCAAGCAGGTAATGTCTTAATTGTCAACTGTCTATGAGGAGCTGAATTATAGTctgtgaatgtacagtatgtatattcaTTATTTGTGTCTTAACTATACAGGTTTTTTACTGGCTCATCTTAAAGCTGCTTGAGTATTGATTCTTCTATCATCTTTCAGGCCTGCGGAACTTGTGGCTATGAGCGTTACTGGCAAAACCAAGAGAAGGTGCATCGAAACATGCCTGCCTGCAACCTTTTACTCAGCGGTACCATCCACTTCTCAGGTTGCATGGCTACTCAGACAATCAGGATGCTGAAGCTGTTTGGACTGCAGTGCATAAGTCCCGGCACTTTTTTCCGCCATCAGCGCTATTACACTATCCCTACCATCGTGCAGGCCTGGAGGAATGAGCAGAGTGGGATCATCAGGGAGTTGAAGGAGACTGGGGGTGGATTGATCCTGTCTGGTGACTGCAGGTAGAATGGTCCAGCTCACGTCACTGATGTAGAACAggtcaatgtgtttttgcattaacctataaatgtaactgtttttgacGTTCTTAGATCAGATTCTCCTGGACACTGTGCCAAGTATGGTAGCTACTCCTTGATTGAGGATCGAATTAACAAAGTTTTGGATGTTCAGCTTGTCCAAGTAAGTTGATGTCACACAGAAATCTTgtgtctgatttagttactgATATTACAGTTACTGTTCAGTAATAATCAGTTGGTTTTACAGAGCTCAGAAGTCCCAAGCAGCTCTTGGTGTGAGCTAGAGGGTCTAAAGCGGAGTATGCAGTTCCTGATGGACCAAGACATGCAAGTGTCTGCTCTGATAACAGACAGAAATCGGCAGGTAATGATGCTAGGAGAGATCTAAAGCTGAACAGCATTGACAGGCACAGTATCACTCAAAATCAATTCTATAAAATCAATTTGTGTTTTAGGTGGCCAAGTGGGTACGTGAGAAAATGTGTTCAGAAGGAACAAAGCATTTCTTTGACGTCTGGCATATTGGGAAAAGTATGTATTGTGATGCTGGTAGTTCTATATAACAGACTTGTTTTTGTAGTTAAATTCACTTTCCTAATAATTAATTTGCTCTGCTCTGTTTGTCTGCTCTGGAACAGGTGTACAGAAAGCACTGGATGCTGCTGCAAAAGAGAGGGACTGTGAGGATCTGAAGCTGTGGAGGCCTGCCATTATCAACCATCTCTATTGGACCGCAGCTTCCACCCCTACAGGAGATCCAGATGAGATGCAGGCAAAATGGCAGAGTATGATAAATCATGTACAGGACATACATGAACACAGCTCTCCAGCATTTACCAGCTGCGCACATCCACTGTTGGAAGGAGAGGCAAGAAACAAGGAGTGGCTGGAACCAGGTACAACATAATAGCCTATGTTAAAAGATGTCAAATGTTTTGAGGCTAAACTTTTTTCAGTGCTTGTaaattttagtttggttttatcaatacgtaaccccatgtgtactaataattacttgtgttatgaaatgcgagagattatatgacagaatacgttttattcaggatcaccagcagccactaaactggagagtgtagctGCCAGGAAAGCACTGGTAAAGGATATTCGACAATTGTCACCTCAGCATCAGACATTCTCCCTGGAGGCCTACCATTCCCTTATTCTGCACTTTGCTCCCAAACACACtggcttttcttttcttgggatgtacagcaggtagtgttatcacttaaaagtatcgatactaataaaattagtttttttttttttttcaatttcaggaaattatgacagaatgaatatggctaaaaactaatgcagtcttgtatagcagaccaaaatgttatagattgataacagcattacatattgtttgcaaaaaaataattgcaaagatgAGTCATTGTCTTATACCCATTTGAactgaaaacattaatgtcatatttctgttgcatttcactgcattgggttagctttGGAGACCTAATGTTTTATCTACTTATCTCGTACAGACTTCTCTTGGCAGCCCTACATTTCAATAGTAATGGCAACAGAGATGTAGCGCGTACTAGTGAGGGTGAGGTACGCTACGCTGTTCGCTACCCACGGTTTCGGAAAGGTGGCTGGGTAGTCCACCCCATCAAGGAGAAACCATCTTACGGTTAGTAGTTTCACTTagtttttcaatatcttttttgtgtgaatcTATCTTTATGCGAGTCATCCATGTtactaaatgttttctaaacatttctctCCTCAAGGATACGCAACAAATCTTATGGTCTCTCTGGTAGAGGAATACTGCAAGTCACCACAGGCCCTACAAGAAAGCAGTGCCGTCTTGTCCTCTGCTGCACCGCCCCCCCTCACCTCTTCCGTCCAGAAGGTTGCCAAGGATGAGGCAGTCAGCCTCCATCTCGCACGACACTCACgttttaacatgtaataaaagatcaattgtaccagtacagtttgtttcactatgtatttattaatcgtcTTCCAAGCGGGGCCACTGGAAACCTTTGTATGTTTGTCCCTCCTCTGCAAACTGCCTCCTTATTGCTGACACAACACATGAAGGTATGGCTTTCCTAATGTTCCTGCCTATTATTCCGTACGCCCAGCGGACAACCTGCCTGTATGCTGTGTATCGGAACTGCCTGTGGTGTAGATTGggacataattacattttgatcataccatgttttcatagtaaacaattccaatggtaaatattgcatgtcctgttggctgatattctactgtactacacaacaccaaagttgtttttataggaagtatatggaaaccactgagtttaaaaacctgcttaacaggatttactattttggtgtagaaaagctgtttctttgaattgcagtgtgaaaTAATTTTTGCTCAAAACCTACTCTGGTCTGCTGGCTTGAAGAGGGCCATGCTCCTGTCTGAAGTTCATGTATGCTATCTGCAGCACAAAAGGATTCAGACAGGATGCTTCAAACCCTGGATGGAGTGTGAGGCAGGTAATGTCTTCTGGGGGATCTAGGTTTTGGACAAGGGACCAATAGGCGTCGACCTCCCTACAGCACACACTCTCCACTGCTGATGGCATAGCCTCACATCTACCACACAAGCACCTGTTAAACAAATGTGCTAAGATAAACTCACTCTCCTTCCCTCCTTGTAGCTCTAATGGTTGGTGTAAGACCTTGTAAGAAACGACATGTAGACTACTTACTTCCTAAAACTTGGGtaaatatgcactgtaaaaagacacaccccctgtacagtataggctgtcaattagatgcatttatctgcatgccttacaaccagtatcccttcacatgacaataaaagatccttgttacaatgactgtatttacatgaacagcATATTCCCGTCCTAGCCGGAAGACTAACCGCTTTCATACACGTACTCCACAGTACATGtgagctcatttacataatgtccgtcggaaatactaaggtgagtagtataacagccgactaagttcggaattccagctgtccggttatgttgtttagatatacggcccaaacgcttgacatctgcagaagcagaacatgcggacacctaggtccaaaagcagttactgattaaaaatcagttagcaatttctacaaaatttcacattaaactgtgttgaatagaaatgcacagaatttctatccctatccagactagctgaccgtcacatatgtaagctatagcctacatcctacaacattcatttaaaatctgggatctaaattaattattttaagacacatgttgctggcataaatggtgacaatctacatggatgcttgaaaaacaacaaagtcgacagcaatattgctaaatatgatttattaaaaatactgcaATGTGTTAAACATGGAGACGTTAGCCACAATTGGCTTTAGCCTGTGGTCActcaccaagacacctgcccaattctcaaccgattctcctcacaccacaactctatctctctcctctgtccatttacccttccccttaactctgcctgacccctctctcgcctaggcggctcgtaattatacggcaatggcccatcgtaagagttgacatttatccctactgcaacctcttcactgtctgactccattacgaagagacgatgtttaccggccgttgcgtcacttccgatcagagcgttttcacaacggaagtaattttactcacaatttcttttaaaaaactgttttaatgcacatttatgattaatttcttcacGCAAGTCGAATTCCTACACTATTTATCTACACGTTCATTCACAGGGATCTTCAACTTGAAAGATAGGCTTTAAGT
Coding sequences within it:
- the LOC132097291 gene encoding uncharacterized protein LOC132097291, with protein sequence MVNSCVCFGCNNSNLSGHRVHRFPNKKHKDFRAWIRFVQAKRSNFAASSLTRHTVVCEKHFTPDSYNQGDLMEFRMGFRRKEWVRLANGAVPSVHASPPAKSGGSEESNVNVSTSRESARRKRELCTIMGESAASKDGAGATATSDPDGDGDISTMDPEPELVHRGSQCNIRCLHRSLGVQVKPQMVDVGTQTERFEHRRSTPLASPEQSDDEWSFSDIVNHSGDMSWSPGEEMLRESSEEEPEELESLSDPNAVDKFIVCQRQLLSLFTVCPACCGETQGRIMHPEGTFIKVKQACGTCGYERYWQNQEKVHRNMPACNLLLSGTIHFSGCMATQTIRMLKLFGLQCISPGTFFRHQRYYTIPTIVQAWRNEQSGIIRELKETGGGLILSGDCRSDSPGHCAKYGSYSLIEDRINKVLDVQLVQSSEVPSSSWCELEGLKRSMQFLMDQDMQVSALITDRNRQVAKWVREKMCSEGTKHFFDVWHIGKSVQKALDAAAKERDCEDLKLWRPAIINHLYWTAASTPTGDPDEMQAKWQSMINHVQDIHEHSSPAFTSCAHPLLEGEARNKEWLEPGSPAATKLESVAARKALVKDIRQLSPQHQTFSLEAYHSLILHFAPKHTGFSFLGMYSRLLLAALHFNSNGNRDVARTSEGEVRYAVRYPRFRKGGWVVHPIKEKPSYGYATNLMVSLVEEYCKSPQALQESSAVLSSAAPPPLTSSVQKVAKDEAVSLHLARHSRFNM